The Methanoculleus marisnigri JR1 genome window below encodes:
- the rpsJ gene encoding 30S ribosomal protein S10, translating to MQKARIRLSGTDFEKIEMVCDRIKEIAERTGVNLAGPIPLPTKKLVVPTRKSPDGEGTATWDRWQMRVHKRLIDIDADERALRQLMRIQVPKDIGIEIVLES from the coding sequence ATGCAGAAAGCCAGAATACGTCTTTCCGGAACCGACTTCGAAAAAATCGAGATGGTCTGCGACCGGATCAAAGAGATAGCAGAGCGTACCGGCGTCAATCTGGCAGGTCCGATCCCGCTGCCCACGAAGAAACTCGTGGTCCCCACCAGGAAGAGCCCTGACGGCGAAGGTACCGCAACCTGGGATCGCTGGCAGATGCGAGTGCACAAGAGACTCATCGACATTGATGCCGACGAGCGTGCGCTACGCCAGCTGATGCGTATTCAGGTTCCAAAAGACATCGGCATTGAGATTGTGCTGGAGAGTTGA
- the tuf gene encoding translation elongation factor EF-1 subunit alpha, with product MAAEKPHMNLAVIGHIDHGKSTTVGRLLFETGTVPPHIIESFRKEAESKGKGSFEFAWVMDSLKEERERGITIDIAHKRFDTDKYYFTVVDCPGHRDFVKNMITGASQADAALLVVAAPDGVMEQTKEHVFLSRTLGINQLIIGINKMDAAKYDEKRYNEVKEQLSQLLKMVGYKPDDISFIPMSAFVGDNIAKKSENTPWYKGPTVLDALNALSEPEKPTNLPMRLPIQDVYSISGIGTVPVGRVETGIMKKGMKVSFMPANKEGEIKSIEMHHEEIPQALPGDNVGFNVRGIGKGDIRRGDVCGPSDVPPTVAEEFIAQVVVLHHPSALTVGYTPVFHCHTAQIACSFVELMKKLDPRTGQVKEENPTFLKTGDAAIVKIRPTQPMVIEKVKEIPQLGRFAVRDMGSTIAAGVCMDITPKQMR from the coding sequence ATGGCAGCTGAGAAGCCCCACATGAATTTAGCAGTTATCGGACACATCGACCACGGGAAGTCTACCACCGTCGGTCGGTTACTCTTTGAGACCGGAACCGTACCGCCCCACATCATCGAGTCGTTCAGGAAGGAGGCCGAATCCAAGGGTAAGGGCTCGTTCGAGTTCGCCTGGGTCATGGACAGCCTCAAGGAAGAGCGTGAGCGCGGTATCACCATCGATATCGCCCACAAGCGGTTCGACACGGACAAGTACTACTTCACCGTCGTGGACTGCCCCGGGCACCGTGACTTCGTCAAGAACATGATCACGGGCGCATCCCAGGCAGACGCTGCACTGCTGGTCGTCGCCGCACCCGACGGCGTGATGGAGCAGACCAAGGAGCACGTCTTCCTTTCCCGTACGCTCGGCATCAACCAGCTGATCATCGGCATCAACAAGATGGATGCCGCCAAGTACGACGAGAAGCGCTACAACGAGGTCAAGGAACAGCTCTCCCAGCTGCTCAAGATGGTCGGCTACAAGCCCGACGACATCAGTTTCATCCCGATGAGCGCGTTCGTCGGCGACAACATCGCGAAGAAGAGCGAGAACACTCCCTGGTACAAGGGCCCGACGGTGCTCGACGCACTCAACGCGCTCAGCGAACCCGAGAAGCCCACGAACCTGCCCATGCGTCTCCCCATCCAGGACGTCTACTCCATCTCCGGTATCGGAACCGTGCCCGTCGGCCGTGTCGAGACCGGCATCATGAAGAAGGGAATGAAGGTCAGCTTCATGCCCGCGAACAAAGAGGGTGAGATCAAGTCCATTGAGATGCACCACGAAGAGATCCCGCAGGCACTCCCCGGCGACAACGTCGGATTCAACGTCCGCGGCATCGGCAAGGGTGACATCCGCCGTGGCGACGTCTGCGGTCCCTCCGACGTCCCGCCGACCGTTGCAGAGGAGTTCATCGCACAGGTCGTCGTGCTCCACCACCCGAGCGCCCTGACCGTCGGGTACACCCCGGTCTTCCACTGCCACACCGCCCAGATCGCATGCTCCTTCGTCGAACTCATGAAGAAGCTCGACCCGCGGACCGGCCAGGTCAAGGAAGAGAACCCCACGTTCCTCAAGACCGGCGACGCCGCGATCGTCAAGATCAGGCCCACCCAGCCCATGGTCATCGAGAAGGTCAAAGAGATCCCGCAGCTCGGGCGGTTCGCTGTCCGTGATATGGGATCCACCATTGCGGCAGGCGTATGCATGGACATCACGCCCAAGCAGATGAGATAA
- a CDS encoding 4Fe-4S binding protein: MQDHTLYSRGGIITERNADYATVRLRVPAGVLSAAQVKQLAKISEKYGDGSLHLTMRQAVEIPHVNPDNLVIIAKALEKNGTPIGAEQNEVVNIMACPGTERCKYANCETIDLARKIDERVFGKELPIRLRIAISGCTYMCNSPLLNDIGIIGRIRPLRIEGLCTGCGTCVEYCKQCAIALKNGISVLDESKCVQCGICIHSCPYNLLKSEYAHYQITVGGRRGASPAAGRELVTVETEEEVVEVVDRIVYWVYRTAWSGRPLADQMDEIGYDKFAEEIRKEFGPEVPAAE, from the coding sequence ATGCAGGACCATACCCTCTACTCCCGGGGAGGGATTATCACCGAGCGGAACGCGGACTATGCGACGGTACGGCTGCGGGTCCCGGCGGGGGTCCTCTCCGCGGCGCAGGTCAAGCAACTCGCAAAAATCAGCGAGAAATACGGCGACGGCTCGCTCCACCTCACCATGCGCCAGGCGGTGGAGATCCCGCACGTGAACCCCGACAACCTCGTAATAATCGCAAAGGCCCTCGAGAAGAACGGGACGCCCATCGGGGCGGAGCAGAACGAGGTCGTCAACATCATGGCCTGTCCGGGCACGGAACGGTGCAAGTACGCCAACTGCGAGACGATCGATCTCGCCCGGAAGATCGACGAGCGGGTATTCGGCAAGGAACTCCCGATACGGCTCCGCATCGCCATATCCGGCTGCACCTACATGTGCAACAGCCCGCTCTTAAACGACATCGGGATCATCGGCAGGATCCGGCCGCTGCGTATCGAGGGACTCTGCACGGGGTGCGGCACCTGCGTGGAGTACTGCAAGCAGTGCGCCATAGCACTCAAGAACGGCATATCGGTTCTCGACGAGAGCAAATGCGTCCAGTGCGGCATCTGCATCCACTCCTGTCCCTATAACCTCCTGAAGTCCGAGTACGCCCACTACCAGATCACGGTCGGGGGCCGGCGCGGAGCCTCTCCCGCCGCAGGAAGGGAACTCGTCACCGTCGAGACCGAGGAGGAGGTCGTCGAGGTCGTCGACCGTATCGTCTACTGGGTCTACCGCACCGCATGGAGCGGCCGGCCCCTCGCCGACCAGATGGACGAGATTGGATACGATAAGTTCGCAGAGGAGATCCGAAAAGAGTTCGGGCCGGAAGTCCCGGCAGCGGAGTAA
- the cobS gene encoding adenosylcobinamide-GDP ribazoletransferase, translated as MKSVLALLQFCTSLPLGKPVDFEHFARRSYLYPLAGYVIGGVAAGITCWIASPVVGAAVALAVVLLLSGCNHFDGLLDFGDGLMAHGSREKRIAAMTDRTTGAGAVAAGIIVTLLAFAGLQTAANLPAAILIAEVCAKVGMSWLTTLGTPFREGIHSYLHGFAKPWFPVPAILLALPLFLLPVPQITIALALAATAVIAALMLALARRLFGGINGDVVGAANEIVRAGIILLLVLP; from the coding sequence GTGAAATCCGTTCTCGCCCTCCTGCAGTTCTGCACCTCGCTCCCACTCGGGAAGCCGGTTGACTTCGAGCACTTCGCCCGCCGCTCCTACCTCTACCCGCTCGCCGGGTACGTCATCGGCGGGGTAGCGGCAGGCATCACCTGCTGGATAGCATCCCCGGTGGTGGGTGCGGCCGTCGCCCTCGCCGTGGTGCTCCTCCTCTCCGGGTGCAACCACTTCGACGGGCTGCTGGACTTCGGCGACGGGCTCATGGCTCACGGGAGCCGGGAGAAGAGGATCGCGGCCATGACCGACCGCACGACCGGGGCCGGAGCCGTCGCGGCGGGGATAATCGTCACGCTCCTCGCATTCGCCGGACTTCAGACCGCCGCAAACCTCCCGGCGGCCATCCTCATCGCCGAAGTCTGCGCGAAGGTCGGGATGTCCTGGCTCACCACGCTCGGCACGCCGTTCCGGGAGGGGATCCACTCCTACCTTCATGGGTTTGCAAAACCGTGGTTCCCGGTACCGGCCATCCTGCTCGCGCTGCCCCTCTTCCTGCTGCCGGTGCCGCAGATAACGATCGCGCTCGCCCTCGCAGCCACGGCCGTCATCGCCGCACTGATGCTCGCCCTCGCCCGGCGGCTCTTCGGCGGCATCAATGGCGACGTCGTCGGCGCCGCAAACGAGATCGTTCGGGCAGGGATCATTCTCCTCCTCGTTCTCCCGTAA
- a CDS encoding phosphatidylglycerophosphatase A, protein MFEIERRLEEKGIVRRDIVAAAMELYVPHGIEADEAARRLDAKIGKALEDPNISSLLLGALLLEDELYVKRKDSEIADDPVFLLSDEIIGMAIAEVIGGTYARFEFTRYDQKKPGILGKLGPFLDDAVAGLIAGCTSRLYSESMGSM, encoded by the coding sequence ATGTTCGAGATAGAGCGCAGGCTGGAAGAGAAGGGCATCGTAAGGAGAGATATCGTCGCCGCCGCGATGGAACTCTACGTCCCCCACGGGATAGAGGCGGATGAGGCCGCGCGCAGGCTTGACGCAAAGATCGGGAAGGCGCTTGAAGACCCGAACATCTCGTCGCTCCTCCTCGGTGCCCTCCTGCTCGAGGACGAACTCTACGTGAAGCGGAAAGACTCCGAGATCGCCGACGACCCGGTCTTCCTCCTCTCCGACGAGATCATCGGGATGGCCATCGCCGAGGTGATCGGGGGGACCTACGCACGGTTCGAGTTCACCCGCTACGACCAGAAGAAGCCGGGGATCCTGGGCAAACTCGGGCCGTTCCTCGACGACGCCGTCGCCGGGCTGATCGCCGGCTGCACGTCGCGCCTCTACAGCGAGTCGATGGGATCGATGTGA
- the cobT gene encoding nicotinate mononucleotide-dependent phosphoribosyltransferase CobT yields the protein MSNPFLSEDPGIRPERPMLALVLGNTMLSTVPGISGAGPTPEKTLLTPNLDAELVTTGAITSVAARPNTPTGCPTPATITRSMVELTGLAPVIVNAGLAHTPTVPCLDVYGSPGGDPRTEDAVPQAAALFERGEAVGRLLSQYSDFLMLGECVPGGTTTALCVLRALGYDASVSSAFAENPLGLKDAVCKAVLARIDATGAREPLEILRAAGDPMMPVAAGIASTYTGEILFAGGTQMLAVAAVLKALGKRVPGLATTVYVRDDPSAGFVRSVADVGTTAYFVDPNFAELGHVGLARYCIGEVKEGMGAGGALTLAYLMNHEPEEISRKVFDFVRKYA from the coding sequence ATGTCCAACCCGTTCCTCTCAGAAGACCCCGGGATAAGGCCCGAGCGCCCGATGCTGGCGCTTGTCCTCGGCAACACCATGCTCTCCACCGTCCCCGGCATATCCGGCGCAGGGCCGACCCCCGAAAAGACCCTGCTCACCCCGAACCTGGATGCGGAGCTCGTCACGACCGGCGCGATCACGAGTGTCGCGGCCCGGCCGAACACCCCCACCGGCTGCCCGACGCCGGCGACCATCACCCGGTCGATGGTGGAACTGACCGGGCTTGCCCCCGTCATCGTCAACGCGGGGCTCGCCCATACTCCTACCGTCCCCTGCCTCGACGTCTACGGGAGCCCCGGCGGCGATCCGAGAACGGAGGATGCGGTGCCGCAGGCGGCAGCCCTCTTCGAGCGGGGCGAAGCGGTCGGGAGGCTTCTCTCGCAGTATAGCGATTTCTTGATGCTCGGGGAGTGCGTTCCCGGCGGGACGACCACCGCCCTCTGCGTTCTGCGGGCACTCGGCTACGACGCCTCGGTCAGCAGCGCGTTTGCCGAAAATCCCCTCGGCCTGAAAGATGCCGTCTGCAAGGCGGTGCTTGCCCGGATCGACGCGACGGGCGCAAGAGAGCCCCTCGAGATCCTCCGCGCCGCAGGCGACCCCATGATGCCGGTCGCTGCAGGGATTGCGAGCACCTATACCGGCGAGATCCTCTTTGCCGGCGGAACCCAGATGCTTGCCGTTGCGGCCGTCCTGAAAGCGCTCGGGAAACGGGTGCCGGGCCTCGCGACGACGGTCTACGTCAGGGACGATCCATCCGCCGGGTTCGTCCGGTCGGTTGCCGATGTCGGCACCACCGCATACTTCGTCGACCCGAACTTCGCCGAGCTCGGGCACGTCGGGCTCGCCCGCTACTGCATCGGCGAAGTCAAGGAGGGGATGGGGGCCGGAGGGGCCCTGACACTCGCCTACCTCATGAACCACGAGCCCGAAGAGATCTCCCGGAAAGTCTTCGATTTCGTCAGGAAGTATGCCTGA
- a CDS encoding GMP synthase subunit A, whose amino-acid sequence MLPLYVVNNHGQFNHLILRTLRDMDIEATMISNETPPAEVARGCRGIVLGGGPTLERAGVASAYLDLGLPVLGICLGLHIMATARGGAIRRGASGGFGAVEVEIFEQNPLLRGYPDRMQVWASHADEVSVVPEGFVRLAGSSICGVEAMASPDEHLYGIQWHPEVSHTVNGRLLFENFDGICSE is encoded by the coding sequence ATGCTTCCACTCTATGTGGTCAATAATCACGGGCAGTTCAACCACCTGATCCTCCGGACGCTCCGTGACATGGATATCGAGGCCACGATGATCTCGAATGAGACGCCGCCGGCCGAGGTCGCCCGGGGCTGCCGGGGCATCGTCCTCGGCGGCGGCCCGACCCTTGAACGTGCCGGCGTCGCCTCTGCGTACCTTGACCTCGGTCTTCCCGTCCTCGGCATCTGCCTTGGGCTGCACATCATGGCGACGGCCCGCGGGGGTGCGATCCGCCGGGGTGCGAGCGGCGGGTTCGGTGCGGTCGAGGTTGAGATCTTCGAACAGAACCCTCTCCTCCGTGGCTACCCGGACCGGATGCAGGTATGGGCGTCGCACGCGGACGAGGTCTCGGTTGTGCCGGAAGGATTTGTCCGGCTTGCAGGATCATCCATCTGCGGCGTGGAGGCGATGGCATCTCCCGATGAACACCTCTACGGTATCCAGTGGCACCCGGAGGTCAGTCATACCGTCAACGGACGGCTTCTCTTTGAGAATTTTGACGGGATATGCTCGGAGTAG
- a CDS encoding YkgJ family cysteine cluster protein, whose amino-acid sequence MLGVDDVATRLGSVGFRCRECGACCRRVAEDSNLVLVSPAEVRAIMAVTGMAWDKVAEPYPDFISADNGGEYTLAWCLRRTADACIFLRDGRCSIYARRPWICRTYPFMLVDDDLAVSECPGLGAPLTPLDARDAAADLCRRQAAEAVEEAGIRAVFHEATVPPGKRAVIDSEGVKVLDD is encoded by the coding sequence ATGCTCGGAGTAGATGACGTTGCGACCCGGCTTGGGTCGGTAGGATTTCGCTGCAGGGAGTGCGGCGCCTGCTGCCGGCGGGTCGCCGAGGACTCGAACCTCGTGCTGGTGAGTCCGGCCGAGGTCCGGGCAATCATGGCAGTTACCGGGATGGCCTGGGACAAGGTTGCCGAACCCTACCCCGACTTCATCAGTGCCGATAACGGTGGGGAGTACACCCTTGCATGGTGTCTCAGGCGAACGGCCGATGCCTGTATCTTTCTCCGGGATGGGCGGTGCTCGATCTACGCTCGCCGTCCCTGGATCTGCCGCACTTACCCGTTCATGCTGGTGGACGACGATCTCGCGGTATCGGAGTGTCCCGGCCTCGGTGCGCCGCTCACTCCTCTCGATGCGCGCGATGCGGCGGCCGATCTCTGCAGGCGGCAGGCCGCCGAGGCGGTAGAGGAGGCCGGTATCCGCGCCGTCTTCCATGAAGCGACGGTGCCGCCGGGGAAGCGCGCCGTAATCGACAGCGAAGGCGTGAAGGTGCTCGATGACTGA
- a CDS encoding TraB/GumN family protein translates to MTEIRLVGTAHVSRKSVEEVRSAIEEFQPDIVGVELDRGRFVSLREEAAEPSVGEILKGGNFGQLLVQWVLTYIQQRIGAETGVKPGAEMLAAVEEAEAHQKPVALIDRDIRITLARFWGRMGIWEKIKLIGALIYSLVSVEGQKIDVDEFTDQDVVSAAMEEFRKFSPRGAQALIDERDAYLAHQILMLGGRYERVLAVVGAGHIRGVQRYLDAPETLPPLPALTAGVKTLPWAKIIGVGVTILFLLLIAAIAFSGVGIDVLLTALLYWVLINGVLSAAFTLVAGGHPLSAVTAFAVSWLTSLNPLLAAGWFAAIVEAKIRKPAVGEFRQIIEAETLAEMRRIPLFRVVLVAALASVGSTLGTVLYFLFIFPILGIDPTVVIADGFSNMVEMIRGLF, encoded by the coding sequence ATGACTGAGATCCGCCTTGTCGGAACGGCGCACGTCTCGCGGAAGAGCGTTGAAGAAGTCCGATCCGCCATCGAGGAGTTCCAGCCCGATATCGTCGGCGTCGAGCTCGACCGGGGCAGGTTCGTATCGCTCAGAGAGGAGGCGGCCGAACCCTCGGTAGGGGAGATCCTGAAAGGCGGGAACTTCGGCCAGCTCCTCGTTCAGTGGGTGCTCACCTACATCCAGCAGCGGATCGGCGCAGAAACCGGCGTGAAGCCCGGTGCCGAGATGCTCGCCGCCGTCGAGGAGGCCGAAGCGCACCAGAAGCCCGTGGCGCTCATCGACCGGGATATCCGGATCACACTTGCCCGGTTCTGGGGCAGGATGGGCATCTGGGAGAAGATCAAACTCATCGGAGCCCTGATCTATTCGCTCGTGAGTGTCGAGGGGCAGAAGATCGACGTCGACGAGTTCACTGACCAGGACGTCGTGAGCGCTGCCATGGAGGAGTTCAGGAAGTTCTCTCCCCGGGGCGCCCAGGCCCTGATCGACGAGCGGGACGCCTATCTGGCTCACCAGATCCTGATGCTCGGGGGCCGGTACGAGCGGGTGCTCGCCGTCGTCGGTGCCGGGCATATCCGGGGGGTGCAGCGATACCTGGACGCACCGGAGACGCTGCCGCCGCTCCCGGCCCTGACCGCCGGGGTGAAGACTCTCCCGTGGGCGAAGATCATCGGGGTGGGCGTCACCATTCTCTTCCTCCTCCTGATCGCCGCGATAGCCTTCTCGGGCGTTGGGATAGATGTCCTACTGACGGCTCTCCTCTACTGGGTTCTGATCAACGGTGTCCTGAGCGCCGCGTTCACCCTGGTTGCCGGCGGGCATCCTCTCTCGGCCGTCACGGCGTTTGCGGTTTCCTGGCTGACATCGCTCAATCCCCTGCTTGCGGCGGGCTGGTTTGCCGCCATCGTCGAGGCGAAGATCCGGAAGCCCGCCGTCGGTGAGTTCCGGCAGATCATCGAGGCGGAGACTCTGGCGGAGATGCGGCGGATCCCGCTCTTTCGGGTGGTGCTGGTTGCAGCCCTCGCGAGCGTCGGGAGTACGCTCGGGACGGTCCTCTACTTCCTCTTCATATTTCCGATCCTCGGGATCGACCCGACCGTGGTCATCGCCGACGGCTTCTCGAACATGGTGGAGATGATACGGGGACTCTTCTAG
- a CDS encoding nitroreductase family protein: protein MSPIGGTVNLGVTVIRSRHSVRKYKDNPIEDKIVKDALDCARLAPTARNEQPWLFGTIQNRDTLRAIADLAENARFIADAPICFAVFGKKDAKYYLEDCCAATMQLLLALQAWGLGTCWVAGEKKDYAEDVRKLLNVPEDYTLVSLVPAGYPEEIQIKEKKVLDEVTFFERYGEEE, encoded by the coding sequence ATGAGTCCGATTGGTGGAACGGTTAATCTCGGTGTCACCGTGATACGGAGCAGGCACAGCGTGCGGAAGTACAAGGACAACCCCATCGAGGATAAGATCGTAAAAGACGCCCTCGACTGCGCACGGCTTGCCCCGACCGCGCGAAACGAGCAGCCCTGGCTTTTCGGGACGATCCAGAACCGTGATACGCTGCGGGCGATTGCCGATCTCGCCGAGAACGCCAGGTTCATCGCCGATGCGCCGATCTGTTTTGCCGTCTTCGGGAAGAAGGATGCAAAGTACTATCTCGAAGACTGCTGTGCGGCGACGATGCAGCTCCTCCTCGCGCTCCAGGCATGGGGCCTCGGAACCTGCTGGGTTGCGGGAGAGAAGAAGGATTACGCCGAGGATGTCCGGAAACTTCTCAACGTCCCGGAGGATTACACGCTCGTCTCGCTCGTGCCCGCGGGATACCCCGAGGAAATCCAGATCAAGGAGAAAAAGGTCCTCGACGAGGTCACGTTCTTCGAGCGTTACGGGGAAGAAGAATAA
- a CDS encoding DUF2115 domain-containing protein, producing MSTKGDVRRVCARLRSAKTQRELAKILYHAVSGYSLFDLQEMRGRVERDLRSVPAGYRRRLYPSVMEQIFETHHTLIVAGRRGDPGDGERLLPGEFQDFCDMVEKTCLREDEGERHLELLYFLLAAFNIFVLDRPAHPVGTPFPGGFEVEVRNGEYLCPVREKADDVENALCPYCPAKQSDG from the coding sequence ATGAGCACGAAGGGCGATGTCCGGCGGGTCTGCGCCCGCCTGCGGTCGGCGAAGACCCAAAGGGAACTCGCGAAGATCCTCTACCATGCGGTATCAGGCTACTCGCTCTTCGACCTCCAGGAGATGCGGGGGAGGGTGGAGCGCGACCTCCGGTCCGTCCCCGCCGGATACCGGCGACGCCTCTACCCGAGCGTGATGGAGCAGATCTTCGAGACGCACCACACCCTCATCGTCGCTGGCCGCCGCGGAGATCCGGGAGACGGGGAGAGGCTGCTCCCGGGCGAGTTCCAGGACTTCTGCGATATGGTCGAGAAAACGTGCCTTCGCGAGGACGAAGGGGAGCGGCACCTCGAACTCCTCTACTTCCTCCTTGCCGCCTTCAACATCTTCGTCCTCGACCGCCCCGCTCACCCCGTGGGCACGCCGTTTCCCGGCGGGTTCGAGGTCGAGGTCAGGAACGGGGAGTACCTCTGTCCGGTCAGGGAGAAGGCCGACGACGTCGAGAACGCCCTCTGCCCCTACTGCCCGGCAAAGCAGAGCGACGGATGA
- a CDS encoding ammonium transporter gives MIDSGATAFILVCTALVMLMTPGVGLFYGGLVRRKNFISMLALAFIAFALVSIQWVVCGYSLSFGADINGLIGSLEYAFLQGVGMDGDGIPDLLFMAFQMVFAGLTLAIVTSGVAERIKISSFVVFGLLWTTLVYDPLAHWAWGGGWAAQLGALDFAGGTVVHISSGFSALALALVIGKRLGFGGHGMEPNNIPMVLLGGALLWFGWFGFNAGSALAADGLAANAFVVTNIAAASGALAWLCAAWVRGRPGSVGIISGAIAGLVAITPAAGFVTPMAAIPIGAAAGLVCYGALLFRVRQGLDESLDAWAIHGMGGIFGALATGVFAVAAIGGVDGLLYGNPGQFLIQMLDVAVVVAYSFGVTYVIAKVVDVAMGLRVTEEEEYVGLDIAQHGESVRV, from the coding sequence ATGATAGACTCCGGCGCTACGGCGTTTATCCTTGTCTGTACGGCACTGGTCATGCTGATGACCCCGGGAGTGGGGCTCTTCTATGGCGGGCTCGTGCGGCGGAAGAACTTCATCTCCATGCTTGCGCTGGCGTTCATCGCATTTGCCCTCGTCAGCATCCAGTGGGTCGTCTGCGGCTACAGCCTCTCCTTCGGCGCCGATATCAACGGGCTGATCGGGAGCCTGGAGTACGCCTTCCTGCAGGGTGTCGGGATGGACGGCGACGGCATCCCGGATCTGCTCTTCATGGCCTTCCAGATGGTCTTTGCGGGCCTCACGCTTGCAATCGTGACGTCCGGGGTTGCGGAGCGGATAAAGATCAGTTCCTTCGTCGTCTTCGGTCTGCTCTGGACGACGCTGGTCTACGACCCGCTTGCCCACTGGGCGTGGGGCGGCGGATGGGCTGCGCAGCTTGGTGCGCTCGACTTCGCCGGCGGCACGGTCGTTCACATCAGTTCCGGGTTCTCTGCGCTGGCGCTCGCGCTCGTCATCGGGAAGCGCCTCGGGTTCGGCGGCCACGGCATGGAGCCGAACAACATCCCGATGGTTCTCCTCGGCGGGGCGCTCCTCTGGTTCGGGTGGTTCGGGTTCAACGCCGGGAGCGCTCTCGCCGCGGACGGCCTTGCGGCAAACGCGTTCGTCGTGACGAACATCGCCGCCGCTTCCGGGGCTCTCGCCTGGCTCTGTGCCGCCTGGGTTCGCGGCAGACCCGGATCGGTCGGGATCATCAGCGGGGCGATTGCCGGGCTCGTCGCCATCACGCCGGCGGCCGGATTCGTCACGCCCATGGCCGCGATTCCCATCGGCGCCGCTGCCGGTCTCGTCTGTTACGGCGCCCTGCTCTTCCGGGTTCGTCAGGGGCTCGACGAGAGCCTCGACGCGTGGGCGATCCACGGCATGGGCGGGATCTTCGGCGCCCTTGCAACCGGAGTCTTTGCGGTCGCGGCAATCGGCGGCGTGGACGGTCTGCTGTATGGAAATCCGGGCCAGTTCCTCATCCAGATGCTGGATGTGGCCGTCGTCGTGGCCTACTCGTTCGGCGTGACCTACGTCATCGCAAAGGTTGTCGATGTAGCGATGGGCCTGCGGGTCACCGAGGAGGAAGAGTATGTCGGCCTGGACATCGCCCAGCACGGCGAGTCCGTGCGGGTTTGA
- a CDS encoding P-II family nitrogen regulator — MKMVTAVVRPEMFDAVRAALEADGIYGMTVSEVMGRGAQKGIALRFRGKTMPVELIPKVKIDMVVRDADVERIVGIVRANGRTGRPGDGRIFVLPVESICRVRTDQEDPEEV; from the coding sequence ATGAAGATGGTTACCGCAGTCGTCAGGCCCGAGATGTTCGATGCCGTGAGGGCGGCGCTCGAGGCCGACGGCATCTATGGGATGACCGTGAGCGAGGTGATGGGGCGGGGGGCGCAGAAGGGTATCGCCCTCCGGTTCAGGGGGAAGACGATGCCGGTCGAACTCATCCCGAAAGTGAAGATCGATATGGTCGTAAGAGACGCCGATGTCGAGCGGATCGTCGGGATCGTCCGGGCAAACGGCCGGACCGGCAGGCCGGGCGACGGCAGGATCTTTGTCCTGCCGGTCGAGAGCATCTGCCGGGTTCGGACGGATCAGGAGGATCCGGAAGAAGTGTAA